In Formosa haliotis, the sequence ACCAAGTTATCTGAAGCCTTAGGGTTTTCAACATAAGGCGAATCAAATAATCCCAATCTGAATTTCACTTTTAAAACCTCTCCAACTCTAGAGTCGATGGTTTTCATTGAAATTTTTCCTTCTGCAATAAGCTCACGAAGGGGTTCTATAAAAGATTCTGGCGTGCGGAATGTAGTACGCACGTTTAAACCTGCTTCTACCACTTGCCGTACAGCTTCTTTATAATTTTCGGCTACATGGTGCTTGTCCGACACATATTCTACAGCTTCACTATCGGAAACAACATAGCCGTTAAACCCGTATTGTTCGCGAAGTAATGCGGTTAAAAAATAAGAACTTGCCGTTACCGGAACACCATCATAATCATTATAACTACTCATAATCCCCATCGGTTTCGCTTCCTGAATGACGCGTTTAAAGGGATATAAATGTAACTGATGCATTTCGCGCGGTGCCACATGCGGATCGGTTCGTGCGTCGCCATCTCTAGCCCCTTTCGGGATGCTGTAAACTGCAAAATGTTTAAGTGTTGCAGCCACACCTTGAGCTTGTAAACCTAGTGTCATCTGCTTACCCATTTCGGCAATGTGATAGGGTTCTTCGCCATAACATTCCAATACACGTCCCCAACGCTGATCTCTGGCTACATCTAAAATAGGAGCATAAATATTGGTATAGCCTAAAGCCTTGGCTTCTCGACCTACAATAGTTCCTGCTTTATAAACCAGCTCTTTATTCCACGTGCTTCCAATCCCGATGGGTGCCGGAAGCGGGGTTGCTTTTTTATGACATAATCCGTGAACACCCTCGTTAGTAAAATCGACCGGAATCCCTAAGCGTGTTTCTTCTACAAACCACTTCTGAACCGTATTGATGGCTTCGGCATGCGTGCTATACGGATAAGAATATGGTGTATGTGTTTTCTCTTGATTCCAAATGGTATTTAAATGCTCGTCGATATTGGCGATACCATCTTTCCAAATTCTGTTTTTCCATGCCGCTGTAGGTAACTCGTCTTCTAAAACCCTTGCAAAACCATATAAAGTTGCCATTTGGCATGTTTTTTCGTTCACATTCATCAAGGAAATGAGATTAGAAACGCGATCGTCTATATTGGCCTTAGGATCTTCGTAAACATCCTTAACGCCATTCTTATTAAAATCGATCCAATCGTTATGATATATTTTTGGACCATCTATTTTGAATGATGATAACAAAAACACACTTGATAAGAGAACTACAGTAGCTTTAAACTTCATGTTAAGTTTTAATCGTTTAGGCATTTTGAAACAGAATTTATTACATTTGATTTTCTATTATGGCTCTAGCATCTTCAGGACTTGTTTTCTGTTTTCCGGTAAGTAAGTAAATAATCATTCCAGCATCAGAAGGGTCAAAATCTCCTTTTTTAATACAGGTTAATTGTCTGCTATATAACCAATCTAATTGTTTTTTGATTTCTGGAGACTGCTCACGAATTGATGATGTTTTAATCCAATCGAATCGTTCCATAGGAGCTTTCATTCCGTCGTAATCTTTCCCACCATTTTGATCGACAATGCGGTCTACAATTAAACCTTTAGACTCGAATTTAGTTTTAATGTCGGCCCAAGTCCATCCGGAATGTTGCTCCCAATCGTAAGGCTTATCAGAATGATTGTTATTCCAATTAGAATGGGAAATTAAGCGTACAAATTTTAACTTAGATGTATCTGCTTTTGCAAGAGCACTCCCTACTACGTGCATTGGTCCAGCGGCTATAATGCTTAATGGGCTTGAAGCACTCGATTTATTAATTTCTTTGGTAATGGCATTTATCGCCTTTGTAGAATCGGCAACAGCTTCTATAAAATTTGTTTGATTAAAATGAAATATGTTCTGCCCTTCTAAGGCACTAATTTGCATTTCTTTTTGAGCATTTTTATGATCGTGGTTGCTCCCCCAAACGTGATCGCTAAACGTGTACACCGTTAGGCTATCTTGAAGATGCTTCGCAGCTAATAGGGCTAAGGTAAAAGGGGTTGCCGCCCAATCGTCGTGGTCGTGTTCATTCCCGTCCGAACTTACAACAATACGTCCCGTAGTATACGGAATGCTTTGTGCATAACTCCCAAAAGGGATACACCATAACACACAAAAAACAAGAAAAGAAGTAATAGTTTTCATACAATACACAAATTCTGTTAGTAGTTTAAATAGGCTTCGCATCAGATTGTAACAACAAATACCTGTACATCTCTAAATACACGATATTAAATCGTTAGCATACCATAAAGGATAATGGAAACGATTGGTTGCTATTTATAAACTGCTGATTGAAACACCTAATAAATGCTTTTTAAAAATGTAATACGGTTTCTTGCTTTTTTAAGACCAGAAACACGTATTACAATAATAAAAAGACTTTAGCTTGAAATATATAAGCTATGAAGCAAATACCATAACTTATTACCCATTCTGTACATTTGGCCAAGGCGCCTAGCTTATTGCTCCTCTTGCGATTCCTTTTTATGGTGTTCTATGTACTCGCTTGGCGTCATCTCGTATAACTCGCGGAATGTTTTCCCAAAATATGCAGCAGAATTAAAACCAGACATATGTGTAACTTCCTTAATGGTATATTTATCTTGTATTAATAATTCTGAAGCGTATTTTAAACGAATTGTTCGAATAAAGTTACTTGGATTTTGCCCGGTTATCGACTGAATTTTTCTGTAGAATTGCGAACGCCCGATACCTATTTCTTTTAATAAATGTTCTAATTTAAAATCGGTGTCGCTTATATTATCTAGAATAACTTTCGTTGTCTTTTCTAAGAATGCCTCATCTATTGAGTTTGAAGTAACCTCGTTAGGAGAAATTACGGCTCCTAATTTCGAGAATTTCTCACGAATTACACGTTTAGCCTCTAACAAATTGTCTATTCTCGCCTTTAACACGTTTATATTAAAAGGTTTTCCTAAATAGCCATCAGCACCAGTTTTATACCCCTCTATACGGTCTTCCTCTAAGGCGCGAGCTGTTAATAGAATAACAGGAATATGGCAAGTTTCGAATTCAGATTTTATTTGTTTACACAATTCAAATCCGTCCATTTTCGGCATCATAACATCGCTCACTACAATATCTGGATAATATTTTTGAACTTTTGCTAGGCCTTCTTCCCCATTAACGGCTTCAATAATTTTATAGAAACCGCGTAATTCGTTCTTTAAATGGTCTCGTAATTCTTTATTATCTTCTACTACTAAAATAGTTGGTAAATTATCGTTTTTTACTTCGCTTTCTTTCATTGATGCTTCCGAAATATCATCAGAAATAAGCATATCGTATTCAATAGATTTCATAGAGTTTATTAAAAACTCATCCTTAACCACTGTAATTTCTCCCGTTTCAGCCTTTTTATTGATAGGAATTCTTACAATAAACTTACTCCCTTGGTTAATCTCACTTTCTACAAGAATTTCACCACCATGTAGTTCTACCAAACCTTTGGTAAAATTCAACCCGATACCTGTACCTGTCTTATTAACATCGACATTATAAAATCTAGAAAATATTTTTTTAAGCTGCTCTTTATCTAGACCAATCCCCGTATCTTCTACAATTATTTCAACAAAAGAAGTTGGTTGTTTTTTAGCCTTATTAATTTTATTAGTCAATTTATTTTTACCAGAAACCTCCTGCACAGATACTTTAATTTCGCCACCATTATTGGTGAATTTTATTGCATTCGAAATTAAATTGGTTAGGATTTTTTCAATCTTATCAAAATCAAAAAACGTTATCAATTGATCTGTATTTGAAGTAAATGTATAATCGATGTTCTTTTTAGCGACTAAGC encodes:
- a CDS encoding glycoside hydrolase family 3 N-terminal domain-containing protein; this encodes MKFKATVVLLSSVFLLSSFKIDGPKIYHNDWIDFNKNGVKDVYEDPKANIDDRVSNLISLMNVNEKTCQMATLYGFARVLEDELPTAAWKNRIWKDGIANIDEHLNTIWNQEKTHTPYSYPYSTHAEAINTVQKWFVEETRLGIPVDFTNEGVHGLCHKKATPLPAPIGIGSTWNKELVYKAGTIVGREAKALGYTNIYAPILDVARDQRWGRVLECYGEEPYHIAEMGKQMTLGLQAQGVAATLKHFAVYSIPKGARDGDARTDPHVAPREMHQLHLYPFKRVIQEAKPMGIMSSYNDYDGVPVTASSYFLTALLREQYGFNGYVVSDSEAVEYVSDKHHVAENYKEAVRQVVEAGLNVRTTFRTPESFIEPLRELIAEGKISMKTIDSRVGEVLKVKFRLGLFDSPYVENPKASDNLVHTAADEEFSKQINRESLVLLKNENNLLPLDVNNIKHILVTGPLADEVSFTYSRYGPADNPSTSVYQGIKNYAKDKAEVQYVKGCDIVDPDWPGSEIIPTPLSASEEASIAEAVKQAEKSDIIIAVVGEDDKRVGETKSRTSLGLPGRQFQLVQALYATGKPVVLVLINGQPLTINWENKFLPAILEAWFPSTAAGEVIAETLFGAYNPGGKLTVTFPKSVGQIPLNFPYKPGSQAGQPGAGPNGYGNTRVLGPLYPFGYGLSYTTFSYSDLVVNQKTKHSQSAIYVSFKVKNTGKRTGDEVVQLYIKDEVSSVTTYESQLRGFDRVTLKPGETKTVHFTLQPEDLELLDINMNWTVEPGTFEILVGSSSEAIHLKERITVL